The proteins below are encoded in one region of bacterium:
- a CDS encoding tetratricopeptide repeat protein, with amino-acid sequence MLIKPRISISILLLCVALSGVALAAKRGDSEAAAQDNHSRAMDQFIRGTTADQVEDYYRAVFHYQEALRFDSTSAFIHVALAQDYALLGNSAMAVDLLDRALRIHSEYVPALELKALILRSSGKPNDARDALKKLVQIAPKKLEYLRELLSVELARRDYKEADRIYERIIQQGGESETLTRQVATIYLTSSQYDRAIPLLKKLVATDSTDAGLVYTLGTAYFQKGDTSAGEKCVLLANRLEPGEPRFWVGRALIAMDRQRFTEVPSIVDSALAHVKPQAGLYSLKGIALNRLGGHTKESIDALESAIRLDTTLYVAMGTLAMIYDGLDSLDRAVTLYEHAITLSDSAPIYLNNLAYTYASRGQNLDQAKKLVETALKAEPKNGAYLDTMGWIEYMLGHYDDAIDLLKKAAKETPDGADILEHLGDAYEKSGDHGKAGKMYRRALEKNPQNESLRRKLAH; translated from the coding sequence TTGCTGATTAAGCCGCGCATCTCCATTTCTATCCTGCTGCTCTGCGTCGCTCTCAGCGGCGTGGCCCTCGCGGCCAAGCGCGGGGATTCCGAAGCCGCCGCTCAGGACAACCACTCTCGCGCGATGGATCAGTTCATCCGCGGAACAACGGCGGATCAGGTCGAGGATTACTACCGCGCAGTTTTCCACTATCAGGAAGCTCTGCGGTTCGATTCCACGTCGGCGTTCATCCATGTTGCGCTGGCACAGGACTACGCGTTGCTGGGAAATTCGGCGATGGCCGTGGACTTGCTTGACCGGGCGCTGCGCATTCATTCGGAGTACGTTCCCGCGCTGGAATTGAAGGCGCTGATCCTGCGCAGTTCGGGAAAGCCCAATGACGCTCGCGACGCGTTGAAAAAACTGGTGCAGATCGCTCCCAAGAAACTGGAGTATCTGCGGGAGCTGCTGTCTGTGGAACTTGCCCGCCGTGATTATAAGGAAGCGGACAGGATCTACGAAAGGATCATCCAGCAAGGCGGCGAATCAGAGACCCTGACGCGCCAGGTAGCGACCATTTATCTGACATCGTCTCAGTACGACCGTGCTATTCCGCTTCTGAAGAAACTGGTTGCGACGGACAGCACGGATGCGGGATTGGTGTACACGCTGGGCACCGCGTATTTTCAGAAAGGCGACACGAGCGCGGGAGAGAAGTGCGTGCTACTCGCCAACCGGCTGGAGCCGGGCGAACCGCGTTTCTGGGTGGGACGAGCCTTGATTGCCATGGACCGCCAGCGTTTCACCGAGGTCCCGTCGATTGTGGACAGTGCCCTCGCGCACGTGAAGCCGCAGGCCGGACTTTACAGTTTAAAAGGGATTGCGCTGAACCGGCTGGGCGGCCACACGAAAGAGTCCATCGACGCCTTGGAGAGCGCCATCCGCTTGGATACGACATTGTATGTGGCGATGGGCACGTTGGCGATGATCTACGACGGTCTGGATTCGCTCGACCGCGCCGTTACCTTGTATGAGCACGCGATTACGCTTTCCGACAGCGCACCGATCTACCTGAACAATTTGGCGTACACGTATGCTTCCCGGGGACAGAATCTTGACCAGGCGAAGAAGCTGGTGGAAACGGCGCTAAAGGCGGAGCCGAAGAACGGCGCGTATTTGGATACGATGGGCTGGATCGAGTACATGCTCGGTCACTATGATGACGCCATCGATCTGCTGAAGAAAGCCGCCAAAGAGACGCCCGATGGCGCGGACATCCTTGAGCACCTGGGCGATGCCTATGAAAAATCGGGCGACCACGGCAAAGCGGGGAAGATGTACCGGCGCGCCCTGGAAAAGAACCCCCAAAACGAATCCCTGCGGCGGAAGCTTGCGCATTAA
- a CDS encoding M50 family metallopeptidase, protein MLLTIASFIVTIGIIVTIHEFGHFLAARLMGMRVKRFSIGFPPKMFSKKIGDTEFAISWIPLGGYVQIAGMVDESMDDEGITGAPDEFMSKPPLARIFVLSAGVLMNYITAFLMIAALTLAIGVGHVVDTTIGEVLPDMPAATAGIQAGDHITAVNGVATPTWEKVVENVSAAGDSIALTVHRETGEDLTLLVPTKKMSEGGVDRRVIGIAPKVETRPAGLGDAVGRGWTFCAGTTRAIGQFIAGLATGESSVSQLSGPLGVAKLSGESAREGSGAFLFFIAYVSVSIAFLNILPFPALDGGHIMYVIIEAITRRPIPTRVKLWIQQVGMALLLLLVLFVSYHDIVRMIAD, encoded by the coding sequence ATGCTGCTGACCATTGCGTCTTTTATCGTGACCATCGGGATCATCGTCACGATTCACGAATTCGGACATTTCCTTGCGGCGCGGCTGATGGGGATGCGCGTCAAACGCTTCTCCATCGGATTTCCGCCAAAGATGTTCTCCAAGAAGATCGGCGATACCGAGTTCGCAATTTCCTGGATCCCGCTGGGCGGCTATGTGCAGATTGCCGGCATGGTGGATGAGTCCATGGATGACGAAGGGATTACTGGCGCGCCGGACGAGTTCATGTCCAAGCCGCCTCTGGCCCGGATTTTCGTGCTCTCCGCCGGTGTGCTGATGAACTATATTACGGCGTTTCTGATGATCGCGGCGCTCACTCTGGCTATTGGCGTGGGCCATGTGGTCGATACCACGATTGGCGAAGTGCTGCCGGATATGCCCGCGGCAACCGCGGGGATTCAGGCTGGTGATCATATCACGGCGGTGAACGGGGTTGCGACTCCAACGTGGGAGAAGGTCGTAGAAAATGTCAGCGCCGCGGGCGACTCCATTGCCCTGACCGTGCATCGTGAGACCGGCGAAGACCTGACTCTTCTGGTGCCGACAAAAAAAATGAGCGAAGGCGGCGTGGATCGCCGGGTAATCGGCATCGCGCCAAAGGTCGAGACACGTCCGGCCGGGCTGGGTGACGCCGTAGGACGCGGCTGGACATTCTGCGCCGGAACCACTCGCGCCATCGGGCAGTTCATCGCCGGTTTGGCTACGGGCGAGAGCAGTGTTTCGCAACTCTCGGGGCCACTGGGCGTCGCCAAGCTATCCGGCGAAAGCGCGCGCGAAGGGTCCGGGGCGTTTCTGTTCTTTATTGCCTATGTGAGCGTCTCCATTGCCTTCCTGAATATTCTTCCGTTTCCGGCTCTGGATGGCGGTCATATCATGTATGTGATTATCGAGGCGATCACCCGCCGGCCCATACCGACTCGCGTGAAACTGTGGATTCAGCAAGTCGGCATGGCGCTGCTGCTGCTCCTTGTATTGTTTGTCTCCTATCACGATATTGTGAGGATGATTGCTGATTAA